From the Gramella sp. Hel_I_59 genome, one window contains:
- a CDS encoding DUF3095 domain-containing protein: MMDKHRNFYTEVPISDLAIHELFRDRSNFQEVPPTWHVLVADIRDSTKAVNDGRHEEVNLVATGCVIAILNLSISEGVTVPFFFGGDGATFLIPDSLTTKALSVLEKHNRNVQKNFKFELSLGTYRVKDLYRDGIELKIARVSTTESLVIPIIMGQGLLIAEKLIKESPNSLPIEIDEVPVNLSGMDCKWDKIKPPLENQEVLSLLIAGCGDANYPEVYSDILEKLNEIYGSTQRRRPISTDKLKMSTSFDRISNDVKVKWGEGNIPEFLKGVLISLFGEFYLRNTNLGKTYLKRMVELSDNLSLDGRINTVITGSADQRKELFKYLDSVEAQGLIKYGFHISEESIMSCYVRNMKTDEHIHFIDGGNGGYTKAANVLKKKLAN; the protein is encoded by the coding sequence ATGATGGACAAGCATCGTAATTTCTATACCGAAGTCCCGATTAGTGATCTGGCTATTCATGAACTTTTTCGGGACAGAAGCAATTTCCAGGAGGTTCCACCAACATGGCATGTCCTGGTTGCAGATATTCGGGATTCTACCAAAGCGGTGAACGATGGCAGGCATGAAGAAGTGAACCTTGTGGCTACCGGCTGTGTGATCGCGATACTCAATTTATCCATTTCTGAAGGGGTCACTGTTCCTTTCTTTTTTGGAGGGGATGGAGCTACATTCTTAATACCTGATAGTCTTACAACTAAAGCTTTATCTGTTCTTGAGAAACACAACAGAAACGTTCAGAAGAATTTTAAATTCGAACTTTCATTGGGAACTTATCGCGTAAAAGATCTTTATCGGGATGGGATCGAATTAAAGATAGCCCGAGTAAGTACTACAGAATCTCTGGTGATCCCAATTATCATGGGTCAGGGATTACTAATTGCTGAAAAGCTTATAAAAGAAAGTCCTAACAGTTTACCTATCGAGATCGATGAAGTGCCTGTTAATCTATCCGGGATGGATTGTAAATGGGACAAGATCAAACCACCTTTGGAAAACCAGGAAGTTTTAAGCCTTCTTATAGCCGGATGCGGTGATGCGAACTACCCGGAAGTTTATTCAGATATTCTCGAAAAGCTCAACGAGATCTACGGTTCCACACAGCGCAGAAGACCAATCTCTACAGACAAGCTTAAAATGTCCACCAGTTTTGACCGTATTAGCAATGATGTAAAGGTTAAGTGGGGTGAAGGTAATATCCCGGAATTTCTAAAAGGAGTATTGATTAGCCTGTTCGGGGAGTTTTATCTTAGGAACACCAATCTTGGTAAAACTTATTTAAAGCGTATGGTGGAATTATCTGATAATCTAAGCCTTGATGGCAGAATTAATACTGTAATTACAGGCAGCGCAGACCAAAGAAAAGAACTTTTCAAATACCTTGATAGTGTTGAAGCACAAGGCCTCATTAAATATGGTTTTCATATTAGTGAAGAAAGTATCATGTCCTGCTATGTTCGCAATATGAAGACAGACGAACATATTCACTTTATAGATGGTGGAAATGGCGGATATACAAAAGCGGCCAATGTGCTCAAAAAGAAATTGGCAAATTGA
- a CDS encoding M20/M25/M40 family metallo-hydrolase: MTKKLSLAFLFFISFSAAFAQSTQEMVEKIVKEAEGNSELENLAHELLDVVGPRLVGTPQMKQANDWAVNKYKSWDIDARNEEWGKWKGWERGITHVDLISPRIQSLEARQLAWSPSTGKKGVQAEVIILPAAKDSMDFVNKLKSVKGKFVMISMPQPTGRPDDNWEEWATEESFEKMKKDRDSLSEVWRERTSASGLSRRELPQALEKAGAAGIISSYWSRGFGVNKVFSSYTEEIPTIDISLEDYGMLYRLAEYGDKPELKVVAESQELGEVPTFNTIAEIKGSEKPEEYVILSAHFDSWDGATGATDNGTGTIVMMEAMRILKKLYPNPKRTILVGHWGSEEQGLNGSRAFVKDHPEIVENTQALFNQDNGTGRVVNISGNGFLHAYDYIGRWLYEVPEDITTHIETNFPGSPGRGGSDYASFVAAGAPAFNLSSLSWDYWNYTWHTNRDTYDKIVFDDVRNNVILTAVLAYMASEDPEKTSREQISLPKSRRTGEQMTWPEPRDATRRGGLEED, encoded by the coding sequence ATGACAAAAAAATTATCCTTAGCCTTTTTATTTTTCATCTCCTTTTCGGCTGCATTTGCGCAAAGCACCCAGGAAATGGTGGAGAAGATCGTAAAAGAAGCAGAAGGCAATTCAGAACTTGAGAATCTTGCGCATGAATTACTGGACGTTGTAGGTCCAAGACTTGTTGGAACGCCTCAAATGAAACAGGCTAACGACTGGGCGGTAAATAAATATAAGAGCTGGGATATTGACGCCAGAAATGAAGAATGGGGAAAGTGGAAAGGCTGGGAACGCGGAATCACGCATGTAGATCTTATCTCTCCAAGGATTCAGAGCCTTGAAGCACGACAGCTAGCCTGGAGTCCATCTACCGGCAAAAAAGGAGTGCAGGCTGAAGTAATTATCCTTCCGGCAGCAAAAGACTCTATGGACTTTGTAAATAAATTGAAGTCGGTTAAAGGGAAATTCGTGATGATCTCAATGCCACAACCAACAGGAAGACCAGACGATAACTGGGAAGAATGGGCTACAGAAGAGTCATTCGAAAAAATGAAAAAGGATCGTGATAGTTTAAGTGAAGTTTGGAGAGAACGTACTTCAGCTAGCGGATTATCCAGAAGAGAATTACCTCAGGCACTGGAAAAAGCAGGAGCAGCTGGGATCATTTCATCTTACTGGTCACGTGGATTTGGAGTAAACAAAGTATTCTCTTCATATACCGAAGAAATTCCAACCATTGATATTTCACTGGAGGATTACGGGATGTTATACAGACTAGCAGAATATGGCGATAAACCTGAACTTAAAGTAGTAGCTGAATCTCAGGAGCTGGGAGAAGTTCCAACTTTCAATACAATTGCAGAGATTAAAGGTTCAGAAAAGCCTGAAGAATATGTAATTCTTTCAGCACACTTTGATAGCTGGGATGGTGCAACTGGTGCAACTGATAATGGAACAGGAACCATCGTAATGATGGAAGCGATGAGAATTCTTAAAAAGTTGTATCCTAACCCAAAAAGAACAATTCTGGTAGGACATTGGGGTAGTGAAGAGCAGGGATTGAATGGATCCAGAGCATTCGTAAAAGATCATCCGGAAATCGTTGAAAATACGCAAGCTTTGTTTAACCAGGATAACGGAACTGGAAGGGTAGTGAATATTTCTGGAAACGGATTCCTGCATGCCTATGATTATATAGGACGCTGGTTGTACGAAGTTCCAGAAGATATAACTACACATATTGAAACCAATTTCCCTGGATCTCCAGGAAGAGGAGGATCTGACTATGCTTCTTTTGTTGCGGCTGGAGCACCAGCATTCAACCTGAGTTCATTGAGCTGGGATTACTGGAATTACACCTGGCATACCAACAGGGATACCTATGATAAGATCGTTTTTGATGATGTTAGAAATAATGTGATCCTTACAGCGGTACTTGCTTATATGGCTAGTGAAGATCCTGAAAAAACATCCAGAGAACAGATTAGCTTACCAAAAAGTCGTAGAACCGGAGAGCAGATGACCTGGCCAGAGCCACGCGATGCTACTCGTAGAGGAGGTCTGGAAGAAGACTAA